A genome region from Brassica oleracea var. oleracea cultivar TO1000 chromosome C2, BOL, whole genome shotgun sequence includes the following:
- the LOC106327520 gene encoding COP9 signalosome complex subunit 3-like yields the protein MSSTENLITSIQGLSASSGDLSALHRILKGAEETLRADSDLQLSTLDQLDPSKHSLGYLYLLDVLTCGGPMSKEKASEVVLLIARFITSCDAEQIRLASDKFVSLCKGFKDRVLELEDPLRGVAPLLSAVRKVQVSTKRLTALHPDCLQLCLQAKCYKAGFSILSDDILEVDQPRDFYLYCYYGGMICIGQKKFQKALELLYNVVTAPMHSVNAIALEAYKKYVLVTLIHSGQFSVSLPKCASTAAQRHLKTWSIPYTEVGNCYNEGKISELQAVVVAHSSDFEKDNNLGLVKQAVSSLYKRNILRLTQKYLTLSLQDIANMVQLANAKEAEMHVLQMIQDGQIHALINQKDGMVRFLEDPEQYKTSEMIEVMDSVIQRTIGLSKNLIAMDESLSCDPLYLGKVGRERQRYDFGEDFDTVPQKFSM from the exons ATGAGCTCGACGGAGAATCTGATAACCTCAATCCAGGGCCTATCAGCGAGCTCCGGGGACTTATCCGCACTCCACCGTATTCTCAAAGGAGCTGAGGAGACGCTCCGAGCCGACTCGGATCTTCAGCTCTCTACTCTCGACCAGCTCGACCCTTCGAAACATTCTCTCGGCTACCTCTATCTCCT CGATGTTCTCACGTGTGGTGGTCCAATGTCGAAGGAGAAAGCTTCCGAAGTGGTTCTGTTAATCGCTCGGTTCATTACTTCTTGCGATGCTGAGCAGATTCGTTTAGCGAGCGACAAAT TTGTGTCTCTTTGTAAGGGATTCAAAGACAGAGTCTTGGAGCTCGAAGATCCCTTACGAGGGGTGGCGCCACTGTTGTCAGCTGTTCGTAAGGTTCAGGTCTCCACCAAACGTTTGACTGCTTTGCATCCGGATTGTCTTCAGCTGTGTTTGCAGGCTAAGTGCTATAAAGCTGGGTTTTCCATTCTTAGTGATGATATCTTGGAGGTTGACCAGCCTAGGGATTTTTATCTCTATTGCTACTATGG GGGAATGATATGCATTGGACAGAAGAAATTCCAGAAAGCATTGGAGCTTCTTTACAAT GTTGTCACTGCTCCAATGCATAGTGTCAACGCCATAGCTCTTGAGGCGTACAAAAAGTACGTATTGGTGACTCTCATTCACTCTGGGCAG TTTAGTGTCAGTCTCCCAAAGTGCGCTTCTACAGCAGCTCAGAGGCACCTCAAGACCTGGTCTATA CCTTACACTGAAGTGGGCAATTGCTACAACGAAGGGAAGATCAGTGAGCTACAGGCAGTGGTTGTGGCCCACAGCTCAGATTTTGAAAAG GACAATAACCTTGGATTAGTTAAGCAAGCAGTGTCATCCCTTTACAAGCGGAACATTCTGAGATTGACTCAGAAGTACTTGACCTTGTCGCTTCAAGATATAGCGAACATGGTCCAACTTGCTAATGCTAAGGAGGCTGAAATGCATGTGCTTCAGATG ATCCAGGATGGTCAGATACATGCTCTTATCAACCAGAAAGATGGAATGGTCAGATTCTTGGAGGACCCTGAGCAGTACAAAACCAGTGAGATGATAGAAGTCATGGACTCTGTCATCCAAAG GACTATAGGGCTGTCGAAGAATCTCATAGCCATGGATGAGAGCTTGTCATGTGATCCTTTATACTTGGGAAAG GTCGGAAGGGAAAGGCAAAGGTATGACTTTGGAGAGGATTTTGATACTGTCCCTCAGAAGTTCTCCATGTAA